The following nucleotide sequence is from Cicer arietinum cultivar CDC Frontier isolate Library 1 chromosome 2, Cicar.CDCFrontier_v2.0, whole genome shotgun sequence.
TtccaaattattatattttataatataagaaaCTCTTGCAGTAAAAGGAAAATGAGTTACCACCAAcatataaatttacaattgtagTCTAGAGGAGAATCTCAGCCGTGTATTAGCTCAAACTAGAATTTGTTAAACCGGCTTCCACAGAGATCAGTGTCTTTATACACCATAAAGTATAGTAAATTGAGCTCTCTATTTCTTTGAGGTGCCCCTACCCATATCAGAGATCCTTTTGCTTCCTAGTTCCCAACTCCGAGGAGCTAGAGGATTCTGGCTTCCAAGTGTAATGCAGCCTGAACCCAAACACCACGAGTGCAAAATACTTTCTTGAAATGTATTACTCAGCCACGTTCTACCCACTACTCAAAACCCTCTACATTTTCCAAAATGCGTATCTAGACCGGACAAATTATCTGGAAGCACATATTTTGACCGCACAAATTTAGTGATTTTTCCAGATGCATAAGTTTGAGGAGAAATTAGAACTTGGTTAAAGCAAATGTGAAGCCACTTCCGCAATAGACTCGGGTTGATGCAGCTTCATCTAAATCATAACCAACTCTTACTGTAACAGGACTGGTTCGATCATCAGCATCCCCTAACCCTAGTTGACCATGCTCACCCCAACCCCATGTCTTGATTTCTCCATTGTCTAAACATTAGAAAGAAATAAGTCAGCACATTAATGTGATTGTAAACTTTCTTAGGTATAAGAGAACTGCATCTTACCTGTGACAAGGACAGAATGCTCAGCTCCAGTAGCAATATCAGTAACCTTCGTCCCATCAAGACCAGGAACTTTCTCCAAATTGGCTTCTCTTGAATCTACTACATGATAAATAAGTTTACTTTAGAAAAGTCTTGTGTATAATCAGTACAACAATTATGATGTCTTTGAGAATCGAAGTAACTCAAGCATTACCAGTTAACTGATTAGCTTGACATACACTGTGAAGATCACTAAGCACTCCAAGGTGGTTGCCACCGAGCATATAAACCTCCCCTTCACCTATACACAaatttaacaaacaaaattCCCATCTTAAACAGGGAAGTAAAAGAAGTCAGAAAATCATGAAATGTTGATGTAGTGTCAATAAATACCAGTCATAGCTAAACCGTGGTTCCATCCTAGAGTGGCTTTAGTAAATTTCAACGTAGAGTTTAAACTTTGTGGAATGTGAGAATCTTCAAAGCCCTTGAAGCCTCTTCCCCAGGTAAAAAGATGTCCATCAACTGATGCAATAACAACCAACAGAGAGAGATCATGAAACTGTTTAGAAAAGAATATAATGTGATTTTTTGGCCAACTAGTGCTTTATATGAATTTCACTAGATGACTTAGTTAATCTTATTTATTGAGAAAACTgtaaactacatatataatgcAAGGGAGAGATGGGTGGATTTACCAGATAATGCAGCACTATGATCTCCATTTGCAGCAATTCCAACTATTTCCACATCTTCAAAGCCACTGATAACTTTAGGAAGATTAATAGATTTGATTCTATCTTTGGAGACACCCAGTTGACCACGCTTCCCAGAGCCAAAtccataaacttgattcaaaaGACAACCTAAATCATCACAAATGACCTTTGGTAATTGAAGAATAAGCAAACTTACGGTCAAAAGTGAAAGATAAACACACGTTTTAGATCACAGTCCCAACCGTGATTGTGATCATGACATCAAGGTTACTAATATCTCTAATACCACAATTGTGATTTTATCTACCATATTTTACCATAAGCTTTCACAATATGAAAGACTTTAATATATTAAGCACCAACACATACACATATATCAAACACGACATTGACACGTAAATAcggataataatttatgaaaatagaattaattgaatataactaCATCACTCAATGTCATGTTAATGTCAGACAGCGACACATGTTGGACAGTGCACATTGGTGCTACATAGACTTTGAAAGTGTGACAACCTTTACCTTTCAACAAGACAAGAGAATGGCGCATTCCACATGCAACCCCTGCAACCTGTTGATCAACAAAGAATGACACTTTGATTGGTGAACTGTGTGAAGCATAATCCCCATGCCCAAGTTGACCAAAGGAGCCATCCCCACAAGTGAACAGGGACCCAGTATCTAGAAACCAACCAAGAGCATATCAAAACACTTACGTAATCAACTTTCCTCAGAAAACCAACCTCATTTCCAAAGACATAGTGGAGACAAAGAAGCAAACCTGAAACAAAACCTGAGTGGCTCCATCCAGCAGAGACATGTGTTATGAAATGTTCGTCCAAAGATGTTACAGCCTTGGGATACAACATGTTACTCACAACCTCTCCATGGCCTAGTTGACCACTATTGCCCCTGCCCCATGACAATACTTTCCCACCtgcatttttttataacttttggaTATTAGCATCAAGTGAAAACCaaggagaaaataaatttttttaattaaaactaatacaaaatatatttagaaaaaatgaataaatttttgttggAGAAGATATAATGAGTTAGAGAAAAAGAGATGTACCTGATGTTAGGGCGATGACATGAGCGGCGCCACAGGCAAGTGAGGAGATATGTGAGTGTGAGGAAAGAGAGAGTTGTTGAGGGATTTGTTCATCCTGAAGTTGACCATTTCCTAATTGACCATCTGTTCCAGCACCCCAACTCCACAATCTTTCATTTGATTCATCCTTCTCTTCACTTTTCACTTCCATCATTCTATCTTCCCTTCTTCTTATACTCTCTACCAATCCAACTACTTTACTTTTGTTTAGACTcctgtttttcacttttatacTGTTTCGTGCGGATGTTCGGAGGATCTttgttctctttttttttttttttttttttttggggggGGGGGTTTTTTATAAACTGatttacataactttttttttttctaaaaaatatatttgacttttttttttataattttaattcaactaataaattttttatattattgacaTTATTTCtgagtttaaattcaaaatttcataATTGTGTATGTATTTCTGACGGTAATTATCTCATTCTATTTATACACAAAAgaaatattacattttttatcacttatcaaattattaaagtttacttgtcaaactatttttattagGAGTAATTACACTTAAAATATgagatattttacttttatttcatctttcttttcaaaattatccattatatattattgaaatttatataacaaaatgttcaatttttttattttgtcgcAAGACATGCAATTTTTTTCTCCAATAAGATGTCGCATTCCCGAGATACGGTCATctattgtcattttttattttttttatagcaaagattaattgttaatttaataaataaaaataattaaaaaaaattaaattatattgataaaatcatacaaaatatatttaaataaaaaaaaatacatcaaattaatGCAACTCTCCCTAATTTCTCCTCTTAATACCATGTTAATTTTGCAACAACAATAAGAGAGAAATTAAGTGGGAGTTATCTACTCAACcgtattaattttatatttttttcattaaatatattttattaatataatttggattttataatattttattatttaataaattaaccattaataatttgttataaaaatattaaaaacataaaatagtaTTAGATTGTCACATCCACATAATGCAACCTCGAAAAAAGAAAATGCgactgtaaaaaaaaatgcattttgatatataaattttaatataaaatatacacagaattttaaataaaaaagagatataaaaaaaaattaaacctaaaatatgtattttaaagtTAAGACATCTATCTTAAGTTCAAATCTTATGGCCttcattgtaaaaaatattgaattagcagtatttaatttttcaaatcaaagtTAGATAAGAAAACTTGAGATGTGATGAGATAACGATGAGCTAGGGTTAAGAAATCAACATTTACTAAAAATGATATTACGAaatcatattcatatatatcttaatttataataattgaacTGAAAATGATAGAGACTtgggttttttatttaattattaatgtaaaataatattttttttaaagaattaaagtaaaattttaatcatCCCATTAGAAAAGttatttcttatataaaaattacttcaacgtgatttttttttcaaaatcaattatatcctaattttttttctttctcttttgatGGAATTATATCCTAAATCAATTATATCCTCTACCATCATCACCTAATATACTTTAGTCATTTTGTCCACACAACAATTAACTACAGGATAAATATGTTTTATCTCAATCTCAACTTTTTCTATCCATTATAACTAGCGTCTCATGGAGCAGCGAAATCAAATAAaggttataaaaatatttgatgttaATCATATCCACAACTGTGAGAAAGTTAATCTCTACTATCAATTAATTGATACCTATACTATCAGTCAATTACAGCCCATGAACAAGACCCAAATTGCTGGTGAAACTGCATACAAAATAACCTATAGAATCTCTAATAAGGTTGCCACAAGTTGATAAATAAGAGTGACCAATATGAGAACAGTTAGTATCGAGCTTAAAGACATTGGGTGAAGGCGTTAATCACCTAATATTAATATCATGTTTATTGTCGTCAATATAAGAGGGAGGATAGACAAAAAGATGGTGATGGATCGAAGTAAGATACCTCCAAAGATTGATAATGAACTGCTCATAATCTAGACACGTCCCAAAGAATACAAGTTGGTTTCTATCCAACCACAACATACTATCCGACCACACCATTTTTGTCATAATACTAGATAAAGTAGGGCATTTACAACTATTGGAGCCAATATAAGTGGTTTGTAGGTTAAAGCTCATCCACTGAGAAAGTCTTTGACTGAAAATAGAGTTCCAATGATTATACTCtagataaataaatttcttCCATAACTCCTTGACCGCTTCACAATCTCTTAAAGCATGCATAATCTTTTTAGGAGTTGGAAGACAACACAAATACTCATCGAAGTCAGAAATACCACGATACTTTCTTTTTTGCATTTGTAAGGACCTTGCCATGAGATACTTTCCAAAGAAAGGTTTGATGTTTAAGAGGACTTTACCACTTCcataagaatttaaaattaagatcaTGTGTAGTATTGGATCCTTTAACTAACAACGCATAAACAAATTTAATGGAGAAAAAAATCGTTATTAGAATATCTCTAAATTGGAAAATCATCAAGACCCGGAGAAGGAGGTTTAATGTTGGCAATTAAAGTACTCAAATGACATGGAAGAGATTGATTAATGAGATTCCAATTTTACCCTACATTAGAAGCATAAACACtaacaataaaattttgataatggGAGGAGATTGTCGTACCACTATCACAAAGTTTATCCACTCTAGGCAACTAATCATCTAGCCAAAAGTAGATTGATTGGTCACTATGCACTACCCAGAAAATACCAGTGTCAACCAAATGTCAATTATTTGCAATACCCATCCAAATGTGAAAAGCATTAGACCCACAATGAATAGATGAAATTGTCAAATTACCACACTTGTATTTAACTCGCATGATTCTAACCTAGAGAGCATTAGGTTTTGTCAACAATATCCAACCAAGCTTCATCATGTATCTTATACTAACACTTCTTCGATTACGAAAATCAAGACATTCGTCCTCTTTTGGCTTGCAAATAGTTTTCCAAGAAATTAAGTGGCACCTTTtaacattggttaaaatcccccatataaaattacaacaaaGCCTCTCCAAATCATCGCAAATAGACATAGGGGTAATAGTAGATTGCATCACATAATTGGAAAGACTCATGATACAACTCTAAGCAAGACTGGTCCGACCAGCCATAGAGAGTTTGATTTCCAAGTCGAGAGTTTATTTCTAACTTTATCTAATATGAAAACGTAAATGTTTATCCTTTCGACTAGTAATCACTCGGACACCCAAATATTTTCCAATATCTTTAGTGGTCTCAATACTCATAATATTACTTATGGATTCTACAACCAACTGATGAGTATTTTAAGAGAAAAACTCTAGATGTGGAAGTACTAACATGTTGACCTAAATGTAGACAAAAGGCATCAAGAATAGTTTTGATTTTGATAGCTTGTTCAATGGAGGCCTCAACCACAAGAATGATAgcatcaacaaacatcaagtgaGACACCAAAGGACCATTACAACCAAATTCCATTGGCTTCCAAGGGCAATTATGTAAGATATCAAGGATATAGTGGCTAAGTCGCTCCATGGCAATAACAAAGAGATAAGGGGACAACGAAGGCCACGAGTAGGAAAGAAATATATCGTTAATCTAAAACAGAAATATATCATGTTTAATTTCATCAACATGTTGCATGttttcaacaatattttaaaaattgaaccgGACTAGTCAGATCAATCAAGAATTAGACCCATGTCCGGTTCGATTAGCACACAAAAATGGCTAGTTAGTAAAAATTGGGAAGAAACGGGAAAATTGGGAACTGACATGAACTTGATTTTGAAAAACCAtatggtttttttaaaaacacctaaatttttttatttttgcaaaaaataaatatttttttaaataaaaaataaaaataacttttttaagtttaactttaacaaaaaaaactctTATTTCACTTAATCCACAAAACACCCACCCGTATTTGATTGATTGATTCATATAAAAGTTGATGCTTGAATTTATAGTATGAAGACTTATCTTTGTGGTGGATTTTAATGTATTTACTATAAACATTGagtatttgttataaattttatagatttttattttatacactataaattttggatattttaatatattttgttttttttttactaaacagTATGATCGTAGTCCAATCGGTTGAACCATGATTGGGAGATCTTGCCGGATCGATCTCGGAACcagtttttataatattagttTTCAGCAGACATGCATGCCAAATCTACAAAGTTGaaattttctattataaatacatttgttCTTTTTGGTTGATTTTTACCACTAAACCTGGTTTATCTGTTTAAacaatactttttttaattgaattatttaaacttattgagtttaataaattaaaatttaaccgAATTATGTTAAGAATATAtatctcatattaaaatttgtatgCAATGTgacaacatatttttaaaatttgcaaACACTATGAACCTTGAGCCGTTCCTTAATGCTGGCTAAAAAATTCTAATATTATGCAAATTTATGATTAGAAGAAGTTAATTTTTGATTCAGGCTATTCTCCATACACACATTTTACCATTCACCTATTTGAAACATTGATGATCGTTCAACTAAATGTCAAATTTAAAACTCAGTattctaaattataaaataaaaagtaatattttttaatagttcaATTAAGATCTTAATCAAACGGCCACAAACACATTAATGCAAAATTCCATCTGGATAATTTGAAACACTGGTTACACAAATTAGAAAAAATGTTCCAAGCATTATGCATCACAAAACCCTCAAATCAACCTAGTTGACCAAGTCAAACTTGTAACCAGTGACCACAAAATGTAAAACAGTAGGTTTCTTGCTAACCGTTGATTTGAGATTCATTAGAGCAATCACAAAACAACATCTTAGAATTTCAAATCCAAATAATCGAGAAGACAACATAAGTTAAACAAACtatttactaaattatatttataacgTAGACATCAAACATTAAAAACCACAAACTAAATTACATGGTTAGCTAGCTTATAATTTACTTTCTAGAAGCTCATTCGTTGAGGATCTTCctcaaagcaaaaaaaaaaaaactacatagATCTAACTTCCAAAATATAAAATGGAAACAAATAATTGATACAAAATAAGATAAccctataaaataattaaatattgattTTCAGAATTACATGATATCGTCATAAGCAACAATTTCTCTGCCCCTGAAAGGTACTTCAAGAACTGAGCTACCAGAACTATCTTCACTTCTTTTGGTATTCCCTATAGCTGAAGCAAGTTTATTACCTCTTCCATGTCTCCTCAAAGGTACCTCAGCTCGCGCAAGCTTAGATGTCGATACACTATCCTTGTTCTTACCAACTCCTTCCCTCCACATAGCCAGAGGATCCGTTGCCCACAACACTTGAACCTGTTAGACACACACCAATGTCATTCTTTCATATTTTCCACAAACAGTATTAGAAATATGCAATTCACCCCTTTTCCCCCAATTTCAcatgaaacaaacaaacaaactaaGCATAGATGTATAGAGAGGATAACATAACACTCCCCAACAAAAAAACCAGAGTTGTATACATGGAAACGACCAGTGGGAGACCGCACAGCCTAAGAAACACAAATACTGACACAAACACTAGACATGAATTAATTGTCACAATGAAATTGTcgtaataatttaagaaaaattgaatGTAACTGACGTGTCCGTGTTGGACACTGAGACACACAACCCCATGTgaagaaaattataaacatGGATATTTGTACCATAACGAGCCTAAGCTATGGAGATATACTAGGGTGCATATTGCTAGTTAAGCACTTTAACtatcaatgttttaaaaaccCAAACACGATGGTTCAACTATTGGCATCATGAACGTGCATCTACAGTTTGGTTATTTGAGAGGTTTAATTGTGATTTCATCTCAATTGCAGTGGTTTAAATCAGTTGAACCAGGGCTTAAAAGTCTCATCAGTTCAATGTTCAGTTCGGTTTTTAAATCTTTGCTAAAAACAGTGgttaacttaaaaaaagttcCTCAGTTTCATCTTTCAAGCATTACCCCATAGTTGTCTTTAACTTCGAGTTTCAAACTTTCaccaaaatttgaaataattagGTAAAAAAAGTTGTTAACTATGTTCTATTTCAGgctttaaaaacaaattatgatGTAGTAAAAAATTGAGCTCAAAACTTATCGATTGTGTTCGATTCCATACTTCACCACGAAACTGCAGCGTTTTAAGTGGTAATCTCAAAACCCTAGTTGACAAGGGAATAAAAGAAAAGGAAGCACCTTTTTGGAGTTAATGGTGACTCCAAAGGAAGGGTCGTGGCCAGCGGCGATGGCGGCATCGGCGGAATCCTTGTTCCGGAAAGTGATGTAGCCGACGGCGTCACGGTCGATACGTATGCGAGAGATGGAGCCGTAGATCTCGAATCGAGACTTGAGATCGAGGACAGAGCAGTCCAGAGGGAGACCCATGACGACCACCGCAGACGGAGGTGTCGGCCTCATAGTTGGTCTGTCGTCCTCCGCCGGCTCCGGCAGCGGGCGACGGCGCTTGGAGTCGTGGCGGGAAAAGTAGGGTTTGTCTCTCTTGCGACTCATTGTGGTGTGGTATCAGAAAATAGCTGAGATTTGTTTTTTCTGTGAGAATAGCTGAGTCGCAATATGAGTAAATAAATCTCACTAAGTTggcaaaataatttttcaagaaCCTAAAACAAATAccattcaaataataaaaagaaaattattttaaaaaattaaattttttcataaaaaaatctaaaacaaataatcaatattattttttggagAAATATACCATTTTTAAGTTTAGgtcaaattaaattttctatacttttatcactaaaaaaattactttcacgaaaataacaatacaaaaagatttatttataataattttttattaaataaatacgtttttagtccttataaaattataatcttataagattgaattttaaattttttattaatttttagttcctatttagtttttataggtgttttttattaattttttacaaagtagGAATTAgaatgaataaattttttttaaagattaacaAATTGAGAATCTTTTTTATTACGactagaaataaaattttatagaaatttaaaatttatttgatctttttaatagttattatattttacttatttttattaaaaatatatcaataaaagaattattataaatattctcCTAACAAACTTGCACTTTTGTTTTTGGGTGATTTAAACAAACTTGCACATTcagtcaaaaacaaaaaaaccaaCTGGCACATAATGATTCATATCTTCAGCAAAATAGGTGTGGCTTTTTGAagatatatcatatctttaaaagatcaaaactggagaaaaataaaatgagagaacTACTTTCGTAattcagttaaaataaaataagagaaacaaaactacaattaagtcaaaataaaactgcaattaagtcaaaacaaaacataagtATGGATTCATGTTGAACAAACTTAAGCACTTAGACTCACATGCAGCTCTTGTATGATTATTAAGAAGAAGTTAATTGAACTATCTTGAGACTAACACTACCTATATAACCTTTTTGAAAGAATTTCGTTAATtaaaactttttgtttaattttttttttaatttcacgAATGATAATAATTAGATAACTTAGTAGTATAATAAGAGGCTTTGTttgttgagtaaaaaaaaatttgttgcaATATGAGACAACAAACAAAACACCTCCTTGtgtatcaattaaaaattttatgttatgttttcatttagcaaatcgattgtaaaatctacatatttaaaagaatctttaatacaatttataacaataataataataataataataataataataataataataataataataataataataataataataataataataattttctttatatatgttTCTATGCCTggctttatatatatatatatatatatataaagatggTTGGGTTTTTGTTTAAGTTTAATAAGTATCAGTCATGAGTACAATGAGTTTAAGGGTAAAAAAGTTAAcctttttgagaaaaataatttttcaattaagtTATACAGAAATGTTATCTAttgaatttgtttaatttttcaatgtaaaatattttatttggacaataaatttgaagattttttaaaataaatagtttgttaaagttaaattttttaaatttcaaaaacaacataaaatttaagatttctttttgtaaatataaatttgctccctttttattatttttattttattttacaattttgttaGTATATGTTTCAAAATTTACTTGTTTGTCCTTCTATTCTTTTCAATGGTACGGTAATTTTCATTGTAAAGtggttgatataatttttacaattttgtattaatttttagtttagtcaattaactttttcaaaatttcaaatttaatctttttttaaacTAGATTTCCATTGCaattgataattatattttaatctaatAACTGGATTCACATTCTAAATTACTAAATTACTATGTATCacttcaataaatatttttaatataaaatactatatataatttcaataaatattttttacataaacctTACCATAGACATTACAGAGATTAAATAAAAGGCAACAAAATAAGCTGAATATAAAAAAGACACCTCCTTAAGAAACACATCCCCTTAAGAAATACACcaccttaataaaaaaattatttcaacgCCTACGCCTCTGCCACCTATGCCTCGTTATATGCACCATACAGTCTCCCGAGTTTGAAAATTGCATATAACAGAAAGGACATTCATACATGTTTAAACGAGCAGCAATGTATGCAAGGTGTTCGTAATTAGGAATAGGAACGTGATTGTTAGCGGTAGCGGGAATGTCGTTGTTAGCGGCAGCATTGGAAATCTCATTGTTGTCGACAACATTGTTAATCTCGTTGTTGTCGTCAGCATCTTCAACGTCGGTGCCAGTTTGGTCGTTGCTGCTCTCAGAATTATGGTTGAGAATTGTAATTATCCCTGCCAGTTTGGTTGTTGATGTCAGAGTTATAGTTGATATTGGTGTTAGTGGCATCGGTTTGGTTGTTGCTCTCGGAATTGGAAATGTTAGCCATTACAATCAAACAAAATTTCCacaaatttttgttgtaaaatgatACTGTATAGGTTCAATATGTAAAATGATATTGTATATGGACATCAACTTTATTACTTTGTTTTTATAGTTCAACATGAACAAATCCACATGAATACATAAGTCATGAGAAAATTAAgtattgtaaataaaaatactttcaaACAGGCAAATCTAATGGATATATAGTTAGATCAGAGTAAATAGTGGGACCAACGGATGAATCATGTAATTTGAGGGTAAAATACATTTTCAATGATCTAAAGAGTTCTTTCTTAAAATTTGCATGAgcatgaaattttataatttttatccaAAACAAGTTAAACGTAATCACACAAAACTATACTGTGAATGTGTCGATTTGATGGATGCTCTTC
It contains:
- the LOC113785399 gene encoding uncharacterized protein At1g27050, with the translated sequence MSRKRDKPYFSRHDSKRRRPLPEPAEDDRPTMRPTPPSAVVVMGLPLDCSVLDLKSRFEIYGSISRIRIDRDAVGYITFRNKDSADAAIAAGHDPSFGVTINSKKVQVLWATDPLAMWREGVGKNKDSVSTSKLARAEVPLRRHGRGNKLASAIGNTKRSEDSSGSSVLEVPFRGREIVAYDDIM
- the LOC101492936 gene encoding ultraviolet-B receptor UVR8 isoform X2; protein product: MMEVKSEEKDESNERLWSWGAGTDGQLGNGQLQDEQIPQQLSLSSHSHISSLACGAAHVIALTSGGKVLSWGRGNSGQLGHGEVVSNMLYPKAVTSLDEHFITHVSAGWSHSGFVSDTGSLFTCGDGSFGQLGHGDYASHSSPIKVSFFVDQQVAGVACGMRHSLVLLKGCLLNQVYGFGSGKRGQLGVSKDRIKSINLPKVISGFEDVEIVGIAANGDHSAALSVDGHLFTWGRGFKGFEDSHIPQSLNSTLKFTKATLGWNHGLAMTGEGEVYMLGGNHLGVLSDLHSVCQANQLTDSREANLEKVPGLDGTKVTDIATGAEHSVLVTDNGEIKTWGWGEHGQLGLGDADDRTSPVTVRVGYDLDEAASTRVYCGSGFTFALTKF
- the LOC101492936 gene encoding ultraviolet-B receptor UVR8 isoform X1, producing the protein MMEVKSEEKDESNERLWSWGAGTDGQLGNGQLQDEQIPQQLSLSSHSHISSLACGAAHVIALTSGGKVLSWGRGNSGQLGHGEVVSNMLYPKAVTSLDEHFITHVSAGWSHSGFVSDTGSLFTCGDGSFGQLGHGDYASHSSPIKVSFFVDQQVAGVACGMRHSLVLLKGCLLNQVYGFGSGKRGQLGVSKDRIKSINLPKVISGFEDVEIVGIAANGDHSAALSVDGHLFTWGRGFKGFEDSHIPQSLNSTLKFTKATLGWNHGLAMTGEGEVYMLGGNHLGVLSDLHSVCQANQLTVDSREANLEKVPGLDGTKVTDIATGAEHSVLVTDNGEIKTWGWGEHGQLGLGDADDRTSPVTVRVGYDLDEAASTRVYCGSGFTFALTKF